The following coding sequences lie in one uncultured Fibrobacter sp. genomic window:
- a CDS encoding TIGR02147 family protein: MCIALEHLFDYDDFRKFLQDYFEEQKKMRAVFSHRFFAAKAGFSSSSYCLNVIRGRFNLTPKSIEKIAKAMDFEPLQKAYFEALVQYNQAQQVNERENAWEQIVQIRKQIEFTHVTTREQAYFSKWYYPVVREMAVNADWHDDYMVLARMLTPQITTEEAREAVKNLVEWNLLKKVGDHYEATSQMLDAAEIPPIALRQIRREYIQHAIGAVESMPKSERFAAFTTLAMSESSYNYAVEVLEEARKKIIARAANDLDVERVYEMMLVAFPMSKKIEKEAK, from the coding sequence ATGTGTATTGCGCTAGAACATCTGTTTGATTACGACGACTTCCGCAAGTTCCTCCAAGACTACTTCGAGGAACAGAAGAAAATGCGGGCCGTCTTTTCGCACCGATTCTTCGCGGCGAAGGCGGGTTTCAGCAGTTCGTCTTACTGCCTGAACGTCATCCGCGGGCGCTTCAACCTCACGCCAAAGTCTATCGAAAAAATCGCGAAGGCGATGGATTTCGAACCGTTGCAGAAGGCGTATTTCGAGGCCCTGGTGCAGTACAACCAGGCCCAGCAGGTTAACGAGCGCGAAAACGCCTGGGAACAGATTGTCCAGATCCGCAAACAAATCGAATTTACACATGTGACCACCCGCGAGCAGGCCTACTTTAGCAAGTGGTATTATCCGGTGGTTCGCGAAATGGCAGTGAATGCCGACTGGCACGACGACTACATGGTGCTGGCCCGCATGCTCACGCCGCAAATCACGACCGAAGAGGCCCGCGAAGCGGTCAAGAATCTGGTCGAATGGAATTTACTCAAAAAGGTGGGCGACCATTACGAAGCCACCTCGCAAATGCTCGATGCCGCTGAAATTCCGCCGATTGCCCTGCGACAAATCCGTCGCGAATATATTCAGCATGCCATTGGCGCCGTGGAATCGATGCCTAAAAGTGAACGTTTTGCTGCGTTCACCACCTTGGCCATGAGCGAAAGTTCTTATAATTACGCTGTAGAAGTCCTTGAAGAGGCCCGTAAGAAAATTATCGCGCGGGCGGCGAATGATCTTGATGTAGAACGTGTTTACGAGATGATGCTTGTGGCGTTCCCCATGAGTAAGAAGATTGAAAAGGAGGCAAAATAA